A genomic segment from Arcobacter acticola encodes:
- the polA gene encoding DNA polymerase I, producing MKKTITVIDTFGFLFRSYFALPPLRSKEGFPTGLLTGFINFIANIGKDFQTDYIVFALDAKGNTFRNELYDNYKAQRPDVPEDLLKQLPIAISWIEQMGFKTAIRTGFEADDIVASIAHDAKQKGLEVRIVSHDKDLYQLIEDDTIYLFDPTKRVVINEAKCLEKYGVHPSQFTDYQSLLGDSADNIPGVKGIGAKTAEALIQQFGTLENIYANLENIEKKRWKTLLEESREMAFLSKQLVTLSRDCHVIDDLDNFILPAENPILKISDILIKYDMSKILDRVNKNGMSFKTQIPKEVQKQENMEFILLDNENSLSLVINTIPRDAIVSFDTETTDIDVRNAKIVGFSFAYEENKAYYVPIAHSYLGVAAQISNEAARQAIIQLNRHKLVLQNFKYDYEIIKNNFEIELKLYADTMILSWLLDTNEKVGLDYQINKYFNHKMIAFKDVVKKGEDFSNVDILNACDYAAEDALMTLKLFNKQLELFKEKNSEELLQLAFDLEFDFIYVLADMENNGIKIDVNLLKELKETNYKYIQELTTKIYETSGVEFNINSPKQLGVVLFETLALPTAKKTKTGYSTDEAVLNGLFDAHSVIPLLLNYREAYKLQSTYIEPLLELGLKNEDNRIHTSFLHTGTATGRLSSKNPNLQNIPVKSEAGSQIRSAFIPKDGYTLVGIDYSQIELRLLAHFSKDEALVDAFNNDLDIHYQTAVKIFGEDEAKEKRSIAKSINFGLLYGMGSKKLGDTLGISSKEAKIYIESYFKAFKSVKDYLKSIEESAHVNGYIKTLLNRKRLFNFESANAMLKAAYLREAVNTMFQGSAADLIKLSMVKIHKKYKNNDNMRMLLQIHDELIFEVKEDIADEIIIDLKEIMENIYELNVPLKVSIAKGKSWQKLK from the coding sequence ATGAAAAAAACAATTACAGTAATAGATACATTTGGATTTTTATTTAGAAGTTATTTTGCACTTCCACCCCTTAGATCAAAAGAAGGTTTTCCAACAGGTTTACTAACAGGATTTATAAATTTTATAGCAAATATTGGTAAAGATTTTCAAACAGATTATATAGTTTTTGCACTTGATGCAAAGGGAAATACTTTTAGAAATGAACTTTATGATAATTATAAAGCTCAAAGACCTGATGTTCCTGAGGATTTATTAAAACAACTTCCAATTGCTATTTCATGGATTGAACAAATGGGATTTAAAACAGCAATTAGAACTGGATTTGAAGCTGATGATATTGTTGCATCAATTGCACATGATGCAAAGCAAAAAGGTTTAGAAGTACGAATCGTATCTCACGATAAAGATTTATATCAATTAATTGAAGATGATACTATCTATTTATTTGACCCAACAAAAAGAGTAGTTATAAATGAAGCAAAATGTTTAGAAAAATATGGAGTTCATCCATCACAATTCACAGATTATCAATCACTTTTAGGTGATAGTGCTGATAATATTCCAGGAGTAAAAGGAATAGGAGCTAAAACAGCAGAAGCCCTAATTCAACAGTTTGGAACTCTAGAAAATATTTATGCAAACTTAGAGAATATTGAGAAAAAGAGATGGAAAACCTTGCTTGAAGAAAGTCGTGAAATGGCATTTCTTTCAAAACAACTTGTTACTTTATCAAGGGATTGCCATGTAATTGATGATTTAGATAATTTTATATTACCAGCTGAAAATCCTATTTTAAAAATTTCTGATATTTTAATTAAATATGATATGTCAAAAATACTTGATAGGGTGAATAAAAATGGAATGTCTTTTAAAACGCAAATTCCAAAAGAAGTGCAAAAACAAGAAAATATGGAATTTATTTTACTTGATAATGAAAATAGTTTATCTTTAGTAATAAACACAATTCCAAGAGATGCAATAGTTTCATTTGATACAGAAACAACTGATATTGATGTAAGAAATGCAAAAATAGTTGGATTTTCATTTGCTTATGAAGAAAATAAAGCCTACTATGTTCCAATAGCTCACTCTTATTTAGGTGTTGCTGCACAAATTTCAAATGAAGCTGCCCGTCAAGCTATTATTCAATTAAATAGACATAAATTAGTTCTTCAAAATTTTAAATATGATTATGAGATAATCAAAAACAATTTTGAAATAGAGTTAAAATTATATGCAGATACTATGATTTTGTCTTGGCTTTTAGATACAAATGAAAAAGTAGGGCTTGATTACCAAATAAACAAATATTTTAATCATAAAATGATAGCTTTTAAAGATGTAGTTAAAAAAGGTGAAGATTTTTCTAATGTAGATATTTTAAATGCTTGTGATTATGCTGCTGAAGATGCTTTGATGACTTTAAAGCTTTTTAATAAGCAACTAGAACTATTTAAAGAAAAAAATAGTGAAGAATTATTACAACTTGCTTTTGATTTAGAATTTGATTTTATTTATGTTTTAGCAGATATGGAAAACAATGGTATAAAAATAGATGTTAATTTATTAAAAGAGTTAAAAGAAACAAATTATAAATATATACAAGAGTTAACTACTAAAATTTATGAAACAAGTGGTGTTGAGTTTAATATAAACTCTCCAAAGCAATTAGGTGTAGTTTTATTTGAAACACTTGCCTTACCAACAGCTAAAAAAACAAAAACTGGATACAGTACAGATGAAGCTGTTTTAAATGGTTTATTTGATGCACATAGTGTTATACCTTTACTTTTAAATTATAGAGAGGCTTATAAGCTTCAATCAACTTATATCGAACCATTATTAGAACTTGGATTAAAAAATGAAGATAATAGAATTCATACATCATTTTTACATACAGGAACAGCAACTGGAAGATTAAGCTCAAAAAATCCTAATTTACAAAATATTCCTGTTAAATCAGAAGCAGGATCTCAAATACGATCAGCTTTTATTCCAAAAGATGGTTATACTTTAGTGGGAATCGATTACTCTCAAATAGAGCTTAGATTATTGGCACATTTTTCAAAAGATGAAGCTTTAGTTGATGCTTTTAATAATGACTTGGATATTCACTATCAAACAGCTGTGAAAATTTTTGGAGAAGATGAAGCAAAAGAAAAAAGATCTATTGCTAAATCTATAAATTTTGGACTTTTATATGGAATGGGAAGTAAAAAATTAGGAGATACTTTAGGTATTTCTTCAAAAGAAGCAAAAATATATATTGAATCATATTTTAAAGCTTTTAAAAGTGTAAAAGATTATCTAAAATCAATAGAAGAGTCTGCTCATGTAAATGGATACATAAAAACATTATTAAATAGAAAAAGATTGTTTAATTTTGAAAGTGCAAATGCTATGCTTAAAGCTGCATACTTACGAGAAGCTGTAAATACAATGTTTCAAGGAAGTGCTGCTGATTTAATCAAGCTATCAATGGTTAAAATTCATAAAAAATATAAAAATAATGATAATATGAGAATGCTTTTACAAATACATGATGAATTAATATTTGAAGTAAAAGAAGATATTGCTGATGAAATTATTATAGATTTAAAAGAAATAATGGAAAATATATATGAATTAAATGTACCATTAAAAGTCTCAATTGCTAAGGGAAAATCGTGGCAAAAGTTAAAATAA
- a CDS encoding response regulator transcription factor, producing MLKTVRNIRKLYNAKLLFVTNDQSIIDTIQNEFDDYFKELKVAGTLDEAISLACSNSYDMAIIDADVKELSFSELCTELSQLAPTLPKIVISDSDNNESIVTAINSGAYTFLSKPLRAKDVKLAVIMCLNQTKRGDKIEFENGIYFDEYRDQFFKPGGVLIDFTRLEKSFLKLLIVKRNEITDYDTIKEVVWKGKDMSIYTMRNIVNKIRQKTYYEIIKNHSNKGYTIDILKNN from the coding sequence ATGTTAAAAACAGTAAGAAATATAAGAAAACTATACAATGCGAAGTTATTATTCGTTACGAATGATCAATCTATAATTGATACAATTCAAAATGAATTTGATGATTATTTTAAAGAACTAAAAGTTGCAGGAACTTTAGATGAAGCAATATCATTAGCATGTTCAAATAGTTATGATATGGCAATTATTGATGCTGATGTTAAAGAACTTTCTTTTTCAGAGTTATGTACAGAACTATCACAATTAGCTCCAACTTTACCAAAAATTGTTATCTCTGATTCAGATAATAATGAAAGTATAGTTACAGCTATTAATTCAGGTGCTTACACATTTTTATCAAAGCCATTAAGAGCAAAAGATGTAAAATTAGCTGTAATTATGTGTTTGAACCAAACAAAAAGAGGTGATAAAATAGAGTTCGAAAATGGAATCTATTTTGATGAATATAGAGATCAATTCTTTAAACCAGGTGGAGTTTTAATAGATTTTACTAGATTAGAGAAATCATTTTTAAAATTATTGATTGTAAAAAGAAATGAAATCACAGATTATGATACAATAAAAGAAGTAGTTTGGAAAGGTAAGGATATGTCAATTTATACTATGAGAAATATAGTAAATAAAATTAGACAAAAAACTTATTATGAAATTATTAAAAACCACTCTAATAAGGGCTATACAATAGACATTCTTAAAAATAATTAA
- the lgt gene encoding prolipoprotein diacylglyceryl transferase, which produces MEFWQNIYSNFNPVAFNLGPIAVHWYGIMYALALISAIFVAKWFIKHDKLPISNDLFDSYVWWAEIGVILGARLGYILFYDSNTSYYLTHPWQIFNPYVNGVYTGISGMSYHGAFIGFIIASYFFCRKNKISFWFITDLAVLGISAAYVFGRIGNFFNQELVGRVTDVPWGIYVDKTLRHPSQIYEAILEGLVVFIILFYIRKRKTFDGQLALMYGILYSFMRIVAEFFRQPDVQLGFIYSNWLTMGILQSFAVLVVCVVIYLKMKKANSLI; this is translated from the coding sequence ATGGAATTTTGGCAAAATATATATTCAAATTTTAATCCCGTAGCTTTTAATTTAGGGCCAATCGCAGTTCATTGGTATGGGATTATGTATGCATTAGCATTAATAAGTGCTATTTTTGTAGCAAAATGGTTTATTAAACATGATAAATTACCTATTTCGAATGATTTATTTGATTCATATGTTTGGTGGGCAGAAATTGGAGTAATATTAGGTGCAAGACTTGGATATATTTTATTCTATGATTCAAACACTTCATATTATTTAACTCATCCTTGGCAAATATTTAATCCTTATGTAAATGGTGTTTATACAGGTATTTCTGGAATGAGTTACCACGGAGCATTTATCGGATTTATTATCGCTTCATATTTCTTTTGTAGAAAAAATAAAATATCTTTTTGGTTTATAACAGATCTTGCAGTTTTAGGAATTAGTGCAGCTTACGTATTTGGAAGAATTGGAAATTTCTTCAATCAAGAATTAGTTGGACGTGTTACAGATGTTCCTTGGGGAATATATGTTGATAAAACATTAAGACACCCATCACAAATTTATGAAGCAATACTAGAAGGATTAGTTGTATTTATAATTTTATTTTATATTAGAAAAAGAAAAACTTTTGATGGACAATTAGCATTAATGTATGGAATACTTTATTCTTTTATGAGAATTGTTGCAGAATTTTTCAGACAACCAGATGTTCAATTAGGATTTATTTATAGTAATTGGCTTACAATGGGAATTTTACAATCATTTGCAGTTTTAGTGGTTTGCGTAGTAATATATTTAAAAATGAAAAAAGCAAATAGTTTAATTTAA
- a CDS encoding (Fe-S)-binding protein has product MNKFNYTAISDDCVKCGKCKPVCTIFNINQDEATSPRGFIDLLGAYERNELELDQTAKDIFESCFLCTNCVEVCPNDLPTDMIIEQVRSDIAKKYGIAWYKKLFFFLLRHRKTMDFLSKMGWMFQTCALKIDKKTQSGLPRFSLPIVKKDRALPFADSRSFLNKYPANIKAKNKKIEENKKNKVAIFIGCMSNYTYTNTGDSLVKILKKLELDIMIPKKQLCCGAPAYFTGDFDTVDFLAKKNIEYFETWIDEVDAVIIPEATCSAMINQDWAHYFHNQPDWKKKAEKLSAKIFMATKWLENNTELKNMLANSGKKIDQLVTYHDPCHAKKMQGVWKEPRELLKQNYVLTEMSDSNRCCGFGGVTMQTEKYDFAKAAGAPKAAMIRDTKAQIVSAECSACRMQITNSLYLSDVDVQFKNPIELIAEALEA; this is encoded by the coding sequence ATGAATAAATTTAATTACACAGCTATTTCAGATGACTGTGTGAAATGTGGAAAATGTAAACCTGTTTGTACAATATTTAATATAAATCAAGATGAAGCTACAAGTCCTAGAGGATTTATTGATTTGTTAGGAGCCTATGAAAGAAATGAATTAGAGCTTGACCAAACTGCAAAAGATATCTTTGAATCATGTTTTTTATGTACAAACTGTGTTGAAGTTTGTCCAAATGACTTACCAACAGATATGATTATTGAACAAGTACGTTCTGATATTGCTAAAAAATATGGAATTGCTTGGTATAAAAAACTATTCTTCTTTTTATTAAGACATAGAAAAACCATGGATTTTTTATCAAAAATGGGTTGGATGTTCCAAACATGTGCATTAAAAATTGATAAGAAAACTCAATCAGGACTTCCTAGATTTAGCTTACCAATTGTAAAGAAAGATAGAGCTTTACCCTTCGCTGATAGTAGAAGTTTTTTAAACAAATATCCAGCAAATATTAAAGCTAAAAATAAAAAGATAGAAGAGAATAAAAAGAATAAAGTTGCTATTTTTATAGGTTGTATGAGTAACTATACATATACAAATACAGGTGATTCTCTTGTAAAAATTCTAAAAAAACTTGAACTTGATATTATGATTCCTAAAAAACAGTTATGTTGTGGAGCACCTGCATATTTCACAGGTGATTTTGATACGGTTGATTTTTTAGCTAAAAAAAATATTGAATATTTTGAAACTTGGATTGATGAAGTTGATGCTGTTATTATTCCAGAAGCTACATGTAGTGCCATGATAAATCAAGATTGGGCACACTATTTCCATAATCAACCTGATTGGAAAAAAAAAGCTGAAAAACTATCTGCTAAAATATTTATGGCAACAAAATGGTTAGAAAACAATACAGAGTTAAAAAATATGCTTGCAAATTCTGGTAAAAAAATCGATCAGCTAGTAACTTATCATGATCCTTGTCATGCAAAAAAGATGCAGGGTGTATGGAAAGAGCCAAGAGAATTACTAAAACAAAATTACGTTTTAACAGAGATGAGCGATTCAAATAGATGTTGCGGTTTTGGTGGTGTTACTATGCAAACAGAAAAATATGATTTTGCAAAAGCAGCAGGAGCTCCAAAAGCAGCAATGATTAGAGATACAAAAGCTCAAATAGTAAGTGCTGAGTGTAGTGCATGTAGAATGCAAATTACAAACTCTTTATATTTATCAGATGTTGATGTTCAATTTAAAAATCCAATTGAATTAATTGCTGAGGCGTTAGAAGCATAA
- the rraA gene encoding ribonuclease E activity regulator RraA — translation MGFFTADLCDNFSDKTEILGPDFKSFGGNRKFKGEVITVKLDKNNKDLAAFLKNNNGLGKVVIVDVNMEYFAVVGDNLMKFANDNKFEGIIVNGYVRDTVTTKEFDIGLVAKGTCPRKYIPVQDGKINVPLVIDGIEINSGDYVYVDPDGIVICKEKLV, via the coding sequence ATGGGATTTTTTACAGCAGATTTATGTGATAACTTTAGTGACAAAACTGAGATTTTAGGACCAGATTTTAAATCTTTTGGTGGAAACAGAAAATTTAAAGGTGAAGTTATAACTGTAAAATTAGATAAAAACAATAAAGATTTAGCTGCATTCTTAAAAAACAATAATGGATTAGGAAAAGTTGTAATTGTTGATGTAAATATGGAATATTTTGCAGTTGTTGGTGATAATCTAATGAAGTTTGCAAATGATAATAAGTTTGAAGGAATTATTGTAAATGGATATGTAAGAGATACTGTTACAACTAAAGAGTTTGATATAGGTTTAGTTGCAAAAGGAACTTGTCCTAGAAAATATATACCTGTGCAAGATGGAAAAATAAATGTACCTTTAGTAATAGATGGAATCGAAATAAATAGTGGTGATTATGTTTATGTTGACCCTGATGGTATTGTTATTTGTAAAGAAAAGTTAGTATAA
- a CDS encoding gamma-glutamylcyclotransferase produces the protein MYLFGFGSLINLKSAQKSFTRVLSQNDLIPVEIKGYKRVWNSIENIKFKDNDEEINGIFLNLQKDENASVNGVIIKITKSEFEILKLREKNYSQIKIKSTDILDYKLDEDLIAFMTTNGEKIAKKEDENCFIPSLYIDILTDAFVNYSEDFISKYKKSLEDLPFPKKEGPYSFSDPIQNKIAREGLKK, from the coding sequence ATGTACCTTTTTGGTTTTGGTTCTTTAATAAATTTAAAAAGTGCACAAAAATCCTTTACTAGAGTATTAAGTCAAAATGATTTAATACCCGTAGAAATAAAAGGTTATAAAAGAGTTTGGAATTCTATTGAAAATATAAAATTCAAAGATAATGATGAAGAAATAAATGGAATATTTTTAAATCTACAAAAAGATGAAAATGCTAGTGTAAATGGTGTTATTATAAAAATCACTAAAAGTGAATTTGAAATTTTAAAATTAAGAGAAAAAAACTACTCACAAATAAAAATAAAATCAACTGATATTTTAGATTATAAGCTAGATGAAGATCTTATCGCTTTTATGACTACAAATGGTGAAAAAATAGCGAAAAAAGAAGATGAAAATTGTTTTATTCCTTCATTATATATTGATATTTTAACAGATGCCTTTGTAAATTATAGTGAGGATTTTATAAGTAAGTATAAAAAATCTTTAGAAGACTTACCTTTTCCTAAAAAAGAAGGTCCTTATTCTTTTTCTGATCCTATTCAAAACAAAATAGCAAGGGAAGGTTTAAAAAAATAA
- a CDS encoding tetratricopeptide repeat protein, which produces MKQNNCFIYTSRLCNHKRKTLEDSCIVKKSNDIFITYCQNDSLDKFEADISSIAGKSSFFYFLRKRISATLISLISVIVILFAIGSVSIYEDILKKIVFEMPFSWETKDSISLFFVGIFFLGLLMMPSLLDGERSEFKNLISSWFNKDIRRLKKLKLAFSNFDKKTVIHLYNFDLEDSNHWIWRLLISSLLNRFNTVNFYVRNDKSQNILKRLKEFDLLNIELIKREKSAKKCDVEILLSSKEQKLYSLMQLCSTVILKQRDKKSFISLELFEYCGKNFIKDDIDNKNQLIFGFQNFINRSFEDFRFLTQEKALQVYFTSNVTFKDLEEEEKRLAYYLRNHIEECLSYFENPISFLILYYYVKEIVLDKKRTIKILEKFIESIEKKQQYELIDLYWFDISGLMFDSKDSNNFEDSTNSYYRQLSIDSLNKLIVLFKRNGHFEQALLVSSYLYEINPAKYSVIICSLYERMGNFDKALNSLPKNMSSNLNIKPNDTEVKFYQRKAWIIVSQRKKELKEEGLESLEKLKNIIFSHNEDNAPLWLWHYYNIKANYEEWEENYDKAVNHYKKCLSIPTLGAFEYGASFVNMAIAYRFIYLTQTTQEIAKINEAIKLGKIGLMLKQSVGDRDEMPIVLHNQALNILCKVSNSSIDTSLCNEVLDLTQDALEILDKTKSVKRLGMILIENHIAKSLLKIEDINILKRLEKQIKVLDENELNQLLKLYKQFIKVNKIEKLDFLENKLENN; this is translated from the coding sequence ATGAAACAAAATAATTGTTTTATATACACTTCACGACTATGTAATCATAAAAGAAAAACACTAGAAGACTCTTGTATTGTCAAAAAAAGTAATGATATTTTTATTACATATTGTCAAAATGATAGTTTAGATAAATTTGAAGCAGATATAAGTTCAATAGCTGGAAAGTCATCATTTTTTTATTTTCTAAGAAAAAGAATTTCAGCAACTTTAATATCACTTATATCTGTAATTGTAATACTTTTTGCCATAGGTTCTGTATCTATTTATGAAGACATCTTAAAGAAAATTGTCTTTGAAATGCCTTTTTCATGGGAAACAAAAGATTCTATTTCACTTTTTTTTGTTGGTATTTTCTTTTTAGGTTTACTAATGATGCCATCTTTACTTGATGGTGAAAGAAGTGAATTTAAAAACTTAATATCTTCATGGTTTAACAAAGATATAAGAAGATTAAAAAAATTAAAATTAGCATTTTCTAATTTTGATAAAAAAACAGTTATTCATCTTTATAATTTTGATTTAGAAGATTCAAATCATTGGATTTGGCGACTTTTAATTAGTTCTCTTTTAAATAGATTTAATACAGTAAATTTTTATGTAAGAAATGATAAATCTCAAAATATTTTAAAAAGATTAAAAGAGTTTGATTTATTAAATATTGAACTAATAAAACGAGAAAAATCTGCTAAAAAGTGTGATGTTGAAATTTTATTATCTTCAAAGGAACAAAAGTTATACTCTTTGATGCAACTTTGTTCGACTGTTATATTAAAACAAAGAGATAAAAAAAGTTTTATATCTTTGGAGCTTTTTGAGTATTGTGGTAAAAATTTTATTAAAGATGATATAGATAATAAAAATCAGCTTATTTTTGGCTTTCAAAATTTTATAAATAGAAGTTTTGAAGATTTTAGATTTCTTACACAAGAAAAAGCTTTACAAGTATATTTTACTTCTAATGTTACTTTTAAAGATTTAGAAGAGGAAGAAAAAAGATTAGCTTATTATTTAAGAAATCATATTGAAGAGTGTCTTTCTTATTTTGAAAATCCTATTTCTTTTTTGATTTTATATTATTATGTAAAAGAAATTGTTTTAGATAAAAAAAGAACTATAAAAATTTTAGAAAAATTTATAGAAAGTATCGAAAAAAAGCAACAATATGAATTGATTGATTTATATTGGTTTGATATATCTGGCTTAATGTTTGATTCAAAAGATTCAAATAATTTTGAAGATTCAACTAACTCATATTATCGGCAGTTATCAATAGATTCTTTAAATAAATTGATTGTTTTATTTAAAAGAAATGGTCATTTTGAACAAGCTTTATTAGTATCTAGTTATTTGTATGAAATAAATCCAGCTAAATATTCAGTTATTATATGTTCATTATATGAAAGAATGGGGAATTTTGATAAGGCATTAAACTCATTACCAAAAAATATGTCAAGTAATTTAAATATTAAACCAAATGATACAGAAGTTAAATTTTATCAAAGAAAAGCATGGATAATTGTTAGTCAAAGAAAAAAAGAATTGAAAGAAGAAGGATTAGAATCTTTAGAAAAATTAAAAAATATTATATTTTCTCATAATGAAGATAATGCTCCTTTATGGTTATGGCATTATTACAATATAAAAGCAAACTATGAAGAGTGGGAAGAAAATTATGATAAAGCAGTTAATCATTACAAAAAGTGTTTATCAATACCAACTTTAGGAGCTTTTGAATATGGCGCAAGTTTTGTAAACATGGCAATTGCTTATAGATTTATTTATTTAACACAAACTACACAAGAAATTGCTAAAATAAATGAAGCTATTAAGCTTGGGAAAATAGGACTTATGCTTAAACAATCTGTTGGTGATAGGGATGAAATGCCTATAGTTTTACACAATCAGGCTTTAAATATATTATGTAAAGTTTCAAACTCTTCAATAGATACTAGCTTATGTAATGAAGTATTAGACTTAACACAAGATGCATTAGAAATATTAGATAAAACAAAATCAGTAAAAAGATTAGGAATGATTTTAATTGAAAATCATATTGCGAAATCTTTATTAAAAATAGAAGATATAAATATCTTAAAAAGATTAGAAAAACAAATTAAAGTTTTAGATGAAAATGAGTTAAATCAGCTATTAAAGCTATACAAACAGTTTATAAAAGTGAATAAAATAGAAAAATTAGATTTTTTAGAAAATAAATTAGAGAATAATTAG
- the ovoA gene encoding 5-histidylcysteine sulfoxide synthase: MNYNKQSVNLITGTIEEKREEIKKQFLQTYELDEKLFGLLKEKDFIYEQPNTLRHPLIFYYGHTATFFVNKLILANILKDRVNEQYESIFAIGVDEMSWDDLNHKHYTWPTYKQTKAYRDEVKQIVLDLIDNIEFTLPINWDSPMWIILMGIEHENIHIETSSVLLRELDIKFLKEDEIFTYVNKGSETYPKNELINVKGSTVLLEKDRSNPIYYGWDNEFSFHKAEIKDFQASKYLVSNGEFLEFVKEGGYNKPELFTEEGKEWLDFTQAKHPTFWIKKEGKYFLREINREVPLPLNYPVDINIYEAEAFCHFKSQKLGFEVRLPSEDEYYALYEFTKAGQNEANIGLKQFNQSPVDKYVFKTSNGDFYDVIGNVWQWSLTPIYPFDDFITHPIYDDFTTPTFDDRHALMKGGSFISLGNETLREARYAFRKHFFQHAGFRYVKSSNSFRTKLNDNVYETDEIIAQYCEFHYGSENFGIKNFCVNSVELLKPYIKNIKTAKALDLGCSVGRSTFELAKEFDEVVGIDFSANFINVGVKLKTYDNLIYKVKKEGEIFEEKSVSLDSLGLEDIKNKVTFMQGDACNLKDIYTGFDLIFCSNLIDRLYYPQKFLDDIPSRVNDNGLLVLLSPYTWLEDYTPKENWLGGYMKDNKEVYTLDTLKENLSDFELLETIDVPFVIKETSRKYQHTISQMSIWKKKA, from the coding sequence ATGAATTATAACAAACAAAGTGTAAATTTAATAACAGGTACAATTGAAGAAAAAAGAGAAGAAATTAAAAAACAGTTTTTACAAACTTATGAATTGGATGAAAAACTTTTTGGTTTATTAAAAGAGAAAGATTTCATTTACGAACAACCAAATACATTAAGACATCCATTAATTTTTTATTATGGACACACTGCAACTTTTTTTGTAAATAAACTAATACTAGCAAACATTTTAAAAGATAGGGTAAATGAGCAGTATGAATCAATTTTTGCAATTGGTGTTGATGAAATGTCATGGGATGATTTAAATCATAAGCACTATACTTGGCCTACATATAAACAAACAAAAGCTTATAGAGATGAAGTTAAGCAAATAGTTTTAGATTTAATTGATAACATAGAATTTACACTTCCTATAAATTGGGATTCTCCTATGTGGATTATTTTAATGGGAATTGAACATGAAAATATTCATATTGAAACTTCATCTGTATTATTACGAGAGCTTGATATTAAATTTTTAAAAGAAGATGAAATATTTACTTATGTAAATAAAGGCTCTGAAACATATCCAAAAAATGAATTAATAAATGTAAAAGGTTCTACTGTTCTTTTAGAAAAAGATAGATCAAATCCAATTTATTATGGTTGGGATAATGAATTTTCTTTTCATAAAGCAGAAATAAAAGATTTTCAGGCTTCTAAATATCTAGTATCAAATGGAGAGTTTTTAGAGTTTGTAAAAGAGGGTGGTTACAATAAACCTGAACTTTTTACTGAAGAAGGAAAAGAGTGGTTGGATTTTACTCAAGCTAAACATCCAACTTTTTGGATCAAAAAAGAGGGCAAATATTTTTTAAGAGAAATTAATAGAGAAGTTCCTCTTCCTTTAAACTATCCAGTTGATATAAATATCTATGAAGCAGAAGCATTTTGTCATTTTAAATCTCAAAAGTTAGGTTTTGAAGTTAGACTTCCAAGCGAAGATGAGTATTATGCTTTATATGAATTTACAAAAGCAGGCCAAAATGAAGCAAATATAGGACTAAAACAATTCAATCAATCTCCTGTTGATAAATATGTTTTCAAAACATCAAATGGTGATTTTTATGATGTTATTGGAAACGTATGGCAATGGAGTTTAACTCCAATTTATCCTTTTGATGATTTTATTACTCATCCTATTTATGATGATTTTACAACTCCTACTTTTGATGATAGACATGCACTTATGAAAGGTGGTTCTTTTATCTCCTTAGGAAATGAAACATTAAGAGAAGCTAGATATGCCTTTAGAAAACATTTCTTTCAACATGCAGGTTTTAGATATGTTAAATCTTCAAACTCTTTTAGAACAAAATTAAATGATAATGTTTATGAAACAGATGAAATAATTGCTCAATACTGTGAGTTCCATTATGGAAGTGAAAATTTTGGAATTAAAAACTTCTGTGTAAATTCTGTAGAGTTATTAAAACCATATATTAAAAATATCAAAACAGCTAAAGCTTTAGATTTAGGATGTTCTGTTGGACGTTCTACTTTTGAGTTAGCTAAAGAGTTTGATGAAGTTGTAGGAATTGATTTCTCAGCAAACTTCATAAATGTTGGAGTGAAACTAAAAACTTATGATAATTTAATCTATAAAGTAAAAAAAGAGGGTGAAATCTTTGAAGAAAAATCAGTTTCACTTGATAGTTTAGGCTTAGAAGATATCAAAAATAAAGTAACTTTTATGCAAGGTGATGCTTGTAACTTAAAAGATATTTATACAGGTTTTGATTTGATTTTTTGCTCAAACTTAATAGATAGATTATATTATCCTCAAAAATTCTTAGATGATATTCCAAGTAGAGTAAATGATAATGGTTTGCTGGTACTCTTAAGCCCTTATACGTGGCTTGAAGATTATACACCAAAAGAGAATTGGCTTGGAGGATATATGAAGGATAATAAAGAAGTATACACTTTAGACACCTTAAAAGAAAACTTGAGTGACTTTGAACTTTTAGAAACTATTGATGTTCCTTTTGTAATAAAAGAAACTTCAAGAAAATATCAACATACTATTTCTCAAATGAGTATTTGGAAGAAAAAAGCATAA